One part of the Rutidosis leptorrhynchoides isolate AG116_Rl617_1_P2 chromosome 1, CSIRO_AGI_Rlap_v1, whole genome shotgun sequence genome encodes these proteins:
- the LOC139841072 gene encoding disease resistance protein L6-like: MVVVNGDLSVVRGDMFYETTENKDTGNKFVSHLKAALESKCFNISDHTTHPIGQDVCSAQLKAIEESHTYLVVFSPKYALSVEFFEKLVLIMDSVSKFNDRKVIPVFLNVDLSDVRKLQGCFEEDFRKHEVANVDSQTLNKWIQAVKYVGGLSGLFLKKGDDESDFIKKIVQHLMKIKIPEEQFDAKYPVGIEPQKQAIISKLRLGDKEFSNTVAVLGISGSGKTTIVKAVYDTIVADFDCSCFIENIPYKNSGRKWKVKLQREVLRSLTGDDSFHNNASTAKIKRVVENNKALVVLDGVEKPDELEVLGIPSASLSCSGSRVVVATGNKESLRDLSYTRHDMELLNKEDSFTLFVAHAYGEDVDDVDEEFVYEIVDHAGGLPLVLVVWGKHFKAHEKEQWQTY, encoded by the exons atgGTGGTGGTTAATGGTGATCTCTCGGTGGTTAGAGGTGACATGTTTTATGAGACTACCGAAAACAAAG ATACCGGCAATAAGTTTGTAAGCCACCTCAAGGCAGCCCTGGaaagcaaatgttttaacatatctgACCACACCACTCATCCTATAGGCCAAGATGTTTGTTCTGCGCAGTTGAAAGCTATTGAAGAGTCTCATACATATCTTGTTGTATTTTCCCCTAAATACGCTCTTTCAGTTGAGTTTTTTGAGAAGTTGGTTCTCATTATGGATTCCGTCTCCAAGTTTAACGATAGGAAAGTTATTCCGGTATTTTTAAACGTCGATCTGTCCGATGTTCGAAAGCTTCAAGGATGTTTTGAGGAAGACTTCCGAAAGCACGAGGTGGCCAACGTGGATTCGCAGACACTTAACAAATGGATACAAGCCGTCAAATATGTCGGTGGATTGTCCGGTCTATTTTTAAAAAAAGG GGATGATGAGTCAGACTTCATAAAGAAAATTGTTCAACATCTCATGAAGATTAAGATTCCAGAGGAGCAATTTGATGCTAAGTACCCTGTTGGGATTGAACCGCAGAAACAAGCTATAATTTCAAAATTAAGGTTAGGTGACAAAGAATTTTCCAATACTGTGGCCGTTCTCGGAATCAGCGGGTCGGGTAAAACAACTATTGTGAAAGCTGTGTATGATACAATTGTTGCAGACTTCGACTGTAGTTGTTTTATTGAGAATATTCCTTACAAAAATAGTGGTAGAAAATGGAAGGTTAAATTGCAGCGGGAGGTACTTCGTAGCCTAACGGGAGATGATTCTTTTCATAATAATGCTAGTACAGCAAAGATAAAAAGAGTTGTAGAAAATAACAAGGCTCTTGTAGTACTTGATGGTGTTGAAAAGCCTGATGAGTTGGAAGTATTAGGTATTCCTTCTGCCTCTTTAAGTTGTTCTGGAAGCAGAGTAGTTGTAGCAACAGGAAATAAAGAGTCCCTTCGTGACCTAAGTTACACCCGTCATGATATGGAATTGTTGAATAAAGAGGACTCTTTCACACTCTTTGTTGCACACGCATATGGAGAAGATGTTGACGATGTCGATGAGGAGTTCGTGTATGAGATAGTTGATCACGCTGGAGGGCTTCCTTTGGTTCTTGTAGTCTGGGGTAAACATTTTAAAGCTCATGAAAAGGAACAATGGCAAACCTATTAA